In the Dolichospermum flos-aquae CCAP 1403/13F genome, CTTCCGCTTGTCTAGCTTTTCCTGCTTGGCTGAGGAAAGAAGGTAGAGCAATAGCGGATAGAATACCGATGATGATAATAACAACTAACAGTTCAATAAGGGTGAAACCTTCGCTATCTTTCTTTTTGCTGAGGATTTGTTGGATGAATTTGGCTTTTAGTTCGGTTTTCATAGGATTTTTCCCTGATTTGGACTATTGTTCGTTTCTTGATGGAAATAACTTACCCCATTCCGATCAATTTCATATCACTTCCAGGAAAAAACTTTTTTCCCATCTGTTCAACAGTTCTAACTGGGGGTTAAAAATAGGCTAAAATCCTTATATAGACGTACTTTCACTATCTAGAAGCTGAAAATAGACATGGCTACTATCCCTCGTTCCCTAGCTCTACCGGGGAATAGACTCCAAAAAGCTGTGGCTCTACTATACTTGATTCGAGGCAGAGCCTCACATCTACATTCCCAGTCAGAGACTGGGAACGAGTTGAATATACCCAGTTCTGAATTTCCCCATGACGATTATAAAAAAGCAATTACCAAATTTCTGGAAATTTACGAAAAATCCGAGCCTATCCCAGCGATTAATGCTAATTGGGATGGGTATGACCCTATTTTTCATCTTCTTAGCCTTTTTTGCTCCTGTTTTCCAAAGTTGGGGATGGTTGCAAAACCCCAGAGAGTTTCTCTCTAACCCTATTCATGAACCACCTTCGGCCAAACATTGGTTTGGCACAAGTCGTTTGGGTTATGATGTCTTTTCTCGCAGTGTGTTTGGTGTACAAGCCGCGCTGCAAGTTGTGACTTTAGCGACATCATTGAGCATGATCATCGGTGTACCTTTGGGCATGGTCAGCGGTTATTTGGGGGGAAAATTGGATAAAGCCCTATTATTTCTTATGGATAGTATTTATACTTTACCAGGTTTATTACTGTCAGTAACATTGGCTTTTGTCGTGGGACGAGGAATCTTAAATGCAGCGATCGCTATTAGTATAGCTTACGTTCCCCAATATTATCGCGTTGTCCGTAACCACACTGTCAGCGTCAAAACTGAAGTATATATAGAAGCTGCACAAGCCATGGGTGCTTCTACCTGGGTTGTCTTATCAAGGTATCTATTTTTCAATGTTATTCAAAGCGTCCCCGTCCTCTTTACCCTCAACGCCGCAGATGCCATCTTAGTTTTAGGCGGGTTAGGATTTTTAGGGTTAGGATTACCCGAAGACGTGCCAGAATGGGGATATGATTTAAAACAAGCTCTAGAAGCACTACCTACAGGCATTTGGTGGACTACCCTGTTTCCTGGTTTAGCAATGACAACTTTGGTGGTAGGGTTATCACTACTTGGTGAGGGGTTGAATGAATTTGTCAATCCTCGTCTAAGAAGAGAAAATAGGCAATAGTCAGTTGTCAGTAGGGGCGAAGCATTTGGAAGATAAATTATCGGTCATTGCCAAAAATAGTTCTCCAAATGCTTCGCCCGTACAGTTGTTAGTTGTCAACCAACAAAAATTTAATTATTACTGAGAGAGTTTTGTGAACGATAATATTACTTTAATTGCGGCTGCTACAGGTGGATTTATGGTTTCTCTAGCCTTATCTGGTATTTTAAAAGGTGCGCCAATCGCAAATTGGCAACAGGCACATAATAATTTACACCCCATTGTCAACGTGCAAATTATAAGAGACTAGGCTGAAAACCCTTGAAGTTGAGTTTTGGAGCGTGGTGGTCAGTGAGCAGTTCGGCAAGCTCACTGTAACACTTGTCGAACTGCGGAAAAACTCAACTGTCCTTTAGGCAAGGGATGAAAGCCAGATAGAGGCTTCAGCCTCCACAGAAAATTTTTCCTCTTGACAAGATTATGTTCCGTGCGTTAGCATAGCTTCGTGGTGTTTAGGTCGAAACCATGATAATTTACGAGTTCAAAGTCAAAGGAAAAGATAAGCAATATCGCGCAATAGATGAGGCTATTCGTGCATCTCAGTTCATCCAAAATAAATGTTTAAGATATTGGATGGATAACAAAGGTGCGACGAAATATGATCTCAATAAATATTGCGCGATTTTGGCATCTGAATTTCCTTTTGCGGATGAACTTAATTCAATGGCAAGACAATCTGCTGCGGAACGTTCTTGGAGTGCAATAGCTCGGTTTTACGATAATTGCAAAAAGAAAGTTAAGGGTAAGAAGGGATTTCCAAAATTCAAAAAGAATTGCCGTTCAGTTGAGTACAAAGTTACCGGCTGGAAGTTATCCGAAACCAGAAAAGCAATTACTTTCTCTGACAAGAAAGGTATAGGTACTCTGAAATTAAAAGGTACTTACGATCTTAATTTTTATGATATCAAACAAATTAAGCGAGTTCGTTTAGTCCGTCGGGCTGATGGATATTATGCTCAATTTGCAATTGATGTCAAAATTAGAATTGAATCTCAACCAACGAATCAAATAGTTGGCTTAGATGTGGGCTTAAAATATTTCATTGCCGATTCAAAAGGTAATGTAGAGCCTGCTCCACAATTCTATAGAAAGTCAGAAAAGCAATTAAGTCGAGCTAATCGCCAGAAATCCAAGAAGTTCAGCAGAGATAAGAAGAAAGCTAAACAACCACAATCCAAGAACTATTTAAAAGCTAAAAATAGGTATGCCCGTAAACATTTAAGAGTAAGTAGGCAGCGAAAAGAATATTGCAAGAGATTAGCATATTCCGTGATCCAATCTAACGATTTGGTAGCTTACGAAGACTTAAATATTAAAGGCATGGCGAGAAACCGACATTTAGCTAAATCAATCTCTGATGCTGGCTGGGCAACTTTTCGGCAATGGTTAGAATATTTTGGACTCAAATATGGGAAGGTAACAGTTGCTGTTCCTCCCCATAATACTTCTCAAAATTGTGCTAATTGTGGTCAAAAAGTCAAAAAATCCCTATCAACTAGAACCCATAATTGTCATCATTGCGGGTTTGTAGAAGATAGAGATATTAACGCCAGTATCAACATCCTAAGATTAGGATTAACTACGGTAGGGCATACCGGAAGCTACGCTACAGGAGATTTGCCCTCTTGGGCGATTGGTGCAAACCTGTCGTCTAACGGCGAGTCTGTGAATGTAGAATCCCCGCGTCTTTAGACCGGGGAGTGTCAACAGTAAAAATAAAATAAATTAAAATTATGCAGCAAGTAATTGGTATTGATTTAGGGGGAACTGCGATTAAACTTGGTCGGTTCACAGCAGATGGTAATTGTTTGCAATCTTTATCTGTGGATACTCCCCAACCCGCAACACCAGAGGCTGTATTATTTACAATAGTAGATGCAATATCACAAATTGACCCCAATAATGAAAGTGTCGCTATCGGTTTAGGTACTCCTGGTCCTGCTGATGCTGCGGGAAGAATTGCGAAAGTTGCCATTAATCTAGTAGGATGGCATGATGTCCCCCTAGCAGATTGGTTAGAAGCCAAAACCGGTAAACCGACAATTTTGGCTAATGATGCTAACTGTGCAGGTTTAGGAGAAGCTTGGTTAGGTGCAGGCCGAAATTTCCCCAATTTGATTTTACTAACTTTGGGGACTGGCGTTGGTGGGGCAATTATTCTTGATGGTAAATTATTTGTCGGACATCAAGGTGCAGCAGCAGAATTAGGTTTAATTACCTTAAATCCTGATGGACCAATGTGTAATAGTGGCAATCAAGGCTCATTAGAACAGCATACTTCAATCTCTGCTATCCGTCGCCGCACAGGCAAAGAACCAGCAGAATTAGGCGCACTTGCCCAAGCTGGAGATATAGAAGCCTTGACTTTTTGGCAAGAATATGGTAAGGACTTAGGAATTGGTTTAACCAGTTTACTCTATGTGCTGACACCCCAAGCAATTATTATTGGTGGTGGTGTCAGTGGGAGTTTTGAATTTTTCTTACCTGCATTAACAGCAGAAATCGAAAAACGAGTTTTACCAACTTCCCGCGCAGGTTTGCAAATTCTCCCCGCAGAATTAGGAAATACAGCGGGAATGGTAGGCGCTGCTAAGTTAGCATTGGAAATAGGTAATTGGTAATGGGGAAAACCGACAACTGTAGGGGCGAAGCATTTGCAGAACTATTTTTGGCAATGACCGATAATTTATCTTCCAAATGCTTCGCCCCTACCGACAACTGACAACTAAGAAACTTGTACAGGCTTGGGTGTGGTAGTTGTCGAATGAAATTGAGAAATTGCAGCGGTCATAAATCCTTTAAATAAAGGATGAGGTGCATTGGGGCGAGATTGAAATTCAGGATGAAATTGACAAGCGATAAAGAAAGGATGTTTGGGATATTCAATAATTTCCACTAATCTACCATCTGGAGATGTGCCACTCACCAAATAACCAGAATCTAATAACTGACTACGATAGACATTATTAAACTCGTAACGGTGACGGTGGCGTTCATAAATGACTTCTTCTTGATAAAGTTGGAAAGCTAGGCTGTTGGGAAGTACCCGACAAGGATAAAGTCCTAAGCGCATTGTCCCGCCTAAATCTACTACATCCTGTTGTTCTGGCAACAGGTTAATAACCGGATTGTCAGTATATGGGTCAAATTCGGCGCTATTGGCATTAGATAAGCCTTCGACATTTCTCGCCCATTCAATCACAGAACACTGCATTCCTAAGCATAAACCTAAAAAGGGAATTTGGCGATCGCGGGCGTATTTAATCGCCGCAATTTTCCCATCTATGCCCCGACTACCAAAGCCGCCCGGAACAATGATACCATCAACACCTGCAAGATAGTTTTCCGGTGGTTCATTTTCCAAAACTTCCGAGTTTACCCACCGCAGACGCAAATCACCATGAGTCGCAATAGCCGCATGACGTAAAGACTCGACTACAGACAGATAGGCATCACCTAACCGCACATATTTACCAACAATAGCAATTTCGACGGTATATTTAGGATTATACATCCGATCTACCATGTTTTCCCATTGGGTCATATTGGGTTGACGCTGTTCCATTTGTAGTAAGTTAAGAACTTGTTCAGCTAATCCTTCCCGTTCTAAAATTACTGGAACTTCATAAATACTGCGAGCATCTGGACTGGTAATAACACATTCTACAGGGACATCACAAAACTCTGATAACTTTTGTTTCAAGCCGACCGGAATGGGGCGATCGCTCCGACATACTAAAATATCTGGTTGAATGCCAATTGATCTCAATTCTTTCACAGAATGTTGAGTCGGCTTAGTTTTCATTTCTCCCGCCGCAGCAATCCAAGGCAACAAAGTAACGTGCATATACAACACATTACGCTTTCCTACTTCCTTTCGCAGTTGACGAATTGCTTCTAGAAAAGGTAGTGATTCAATATCACCCACAGTTCCGCCAATTTCCGTAATCACAGCGGCAGGATTAGTTTCTTTAGCAACTCTGAGAATTCGCTCTTTAATCTCATTGGTAATGTGCGGAATTACCTGAACAGTACCGCCATTATAGTCGCCTCGGCGTTCCTTATTAATAACTGACTGATAAATCAAGCCAGTAGTAACACTGTTTAACCGAGACATAGAAGTATCAGTAAACCGTTCGTAATGTCCCAAATCCAAATCTGTTTCTGCACCGTCTTGGGTGACAAAAACTTCCCCATGCTGAAAAGGACTCATTGTCCCTGGATCAACGTTAATATAGGGATCGAGCTTGAGAATCGAAACCGAATAATCCCGTGATTTGAGCAAACGTCCCAAACTTGCTGCTACAATTCCCTTACCAATACTGGAAACCACGCCCCCAGTCACAAAGATAAACTTAGTCATAGTATTTTCAATTTCTAGCAACTTCTAAATATAGATTTTGCTCCCGCAGGAGAATTTGTGTAGACGATTTTCGAGGCTTGTTTGGAGGATGAATTTTGCCCAATAACTCCACGTCCCAACCTTTTTGGCCAATGTACTGCCATTTCCACATCATTTATGTTTGACTCCATCTTGGCCATTGTGCCACAGTCCCTATTCTGAAATTTTCTGTGTTTGTCCATGAAAAAACTTTTAGGATTAGTATTATTTAATTTTTTAGTCACCTCCTCAGTTGCGTTAGCACAAGAACCACTTTTAGTAGTTTTTCCCCCGACAAACTACCAAACCAGCACAGAAAAAATATTTTTTATCGGTACAGCGCCCCCCGACGGGCAAGTTTTAATTAATGGTAAGCTCGTTAACCGTAGCAAAGCCGGGCATTTTTCCCCCAGTTTTCCCTTACAGTTAGGAGAAAATATATTTAAAGTTCGTTACCAAAATCAAGAACGAGAGATTAAGATCATCAGGGTATCTACTCAACCTGAGTTACCTCAAGGGTTAGGCTTTGCTAAGGATTCCTTGACTCCTGCTGCTGATATTGCCAGATTACCAGGAGAATTAATTTGTTTTAGTGCAGTTGCACCACCTCAAGCTACTGTCTCAGTCAATCTGGTAAATCAAAATATTGCCCTTTTACCCCAGCCTTCACTGGCACAATTACCTCCAAATTCAAGTGTTTTGACGGGGTTAAATCAGCCTAATCTTTCTATTCTTACCAAATACCAAGGTTGTACAACAGTCGCAAATGCTGCTGATTTAGGAAAACCTCAATTTAATTTACAACTGAATGATCAAAGAATAACTCAAACTGGTTTAGGAAAAATCGAAATTCTCGCGCCCACACAATTAGCAGTTGCGGAAATTGCATCAGAATCAGGCGTTACTCGCACGGGACCTAGTACCGATTATTCACGACTGACACCATTGCCAAAGGGAACTATGGCAAGTGTTACGGGAAAAGAAGGTGAATGGTTGCGCTTAGACTATGGGGCTTGGATTAATAGCAACGAAACTACAATTATATCAGGTGCGGTTGCACCACAGACGGTGATTCGGAGTGTCGGCTATCGGCAATTGGCTGAAGCGACAGAGATGCGTTTTCCTTTGGAAAGTGCTGTGCCGGTGAGTGTGGAACAGGGAAATAACTCCTTTATTCTCACCCTCTACAATACCACTGCTCAAACAGACACAATTCGTCTAGATGATGACCCCCTGATTTCTCGCCTAGATTGGCAACAGGTAAGCCCCACACAGATCAAATATACTTTTAACCTCAAAAACCTCCAACAGTGGGGCTATAAGCTGAGGTATGACAATACAACTTTGGTTTTAACTTTACGTCATCCACCCCAGCTTAAAAATAGTAAACGCCTACCTTTATCTGGCATCAAAATTGTACTTGATCCAGGACATGGAGGTAAAGAATCTGGCGCTAGTGGACCAACTGGGTATTTAGAAAAAGATGTGAATTTGATAATTTCTCAATTGCTGCGAGATGAGTTGGTGAAGCGCGGTGCTAAAGTAGTGATGACCAGAGAAGATGATCGTGATGTTTCATTAGTCGAACGTCAGGAAATAATTAATAAAGAAGAACCTGCGATCGCTCTTTCCATTCATCATAACTCTTTACCGGATAATGGTGATGCGGAAAAAACTAAAGGCTTTGGTACTTTTTGGTATCATCCTCAATCACACAGCCTCGCAGTATTTTTACAAAATTACGTAGTTAAAAAACTTGGTAAACCTTCCTACGGTGTATTTTGGAATAATTTAGCCCTGACTCGTCCTAGTGCTGCACCGGCGGTATTATTGGAATTGGGTTTTATGAGTAGTCCTTATGAGTTTGAGGAAATAGTTAATCCTCAAGCACAGAAGAAAATGGCTAATATTTTAGCTGACGGGATAACTAAGTGGTTTAAAATAAAGTAAGGGCGAAGCATTCGGAAAATATCCTTTGAGAAAAACCAATAATTGATTGCCCGAATGCTTCGCCCCTACTCTTAGGTACTTGTTATGCCAAACTATTATTTATATTCATTAAACAATATTAAAGGATGTATCAATAAATGTCTAAAAGTGCTGTAAAAGTTGACATATGAAGAATATTTGTTATTAACTATAGATACAATGCAGATTGTTTGTAGATAAAATTAGTCCTATGACTGGTAAAAGAGATATTAAAGTTCGAACTGACGTACAATACTGGAATTGACTAATATTAAGCCACGCCAAGTTAAAAACAGTATCTTATGCCAGCATTTTTATTAGAGGTCGGTACAGAAGAATTACCCGCAGGTTTTTTGAGTGATGCTATTGTACAATGGCGATCGCGCATTCCCGAAAGTCTCAAAACCCATAATCTCCTCAATACCGTTGTCGAAGTCTATGGAACACCGCGACGGTTAGCAGTTCTCATTACCGGTTTACCTTCCCAACAAGCAGACAGGGAAGAAGAAATCAAAGGACCTCCCGCACAAGCAGCCTTTAAAGATGGACAACCCACTAAAGCCGCCATTGGTTTTGCGAGTAAGCAAGGTGTAGATATTTCCGCTTTAGAAATTCGTCCCACAGAAAAAGGGGATTTCGTCTTTGTGAACAAACAAATTCCCGGTCGTCCCATAGCCGACATTTTAACCGAACTTGTCCCCCAATGGGTCTGGAACTTAGAAGGTAAGCGGTTAATGCGGTGGGGACATGGTGACGGACGATTTTCCCGGCCAATTCGCACTTTAGTCACATTGTTAGATGGGGAGATTTTACCATTAGAATTAGAAAATGGGGCAAAAGTTGTCAAAAGTAACCGCCTATCTCGCACCCATAGAGTATTACACCCGGAATCTGTTAGTATTTCCCACGCTACAGAATATGTGAAAACATTGGCTTCCGGTTATGTAAATGTTCCCCCAGAAAACCGAGCCGAAATCATCACAAATCAAGTCAAAGCCGCCGCCGAAAAATTAGGTGGGTATACCCCAATTTACCCCGATTTACTAGCAGAAGTAATCAACTTAGTTGAATATCCCACCGCAGTTATCGGCCAATTTGAAGAAGAATTTCTCAACTTACCAAAAGAAGTAATTACCGAAGTCATGGTAAGTCATCAGCGTTATTTTCCCGTCTTCAAAAATGCTGACTGTCAGGAATTATTACCCAATTTTATTACTATTAGTAACGGAGATCCTGCCAAATCAGATATTATCGCTGTCGGGAATGCGAGAGTAATTCGAGCGCGGTTAGCAGACGGCAGATTTTTCTATGAAGCTGATTTATCTAAACCTTTAGAAAGCTATTTACCCCAATTAGAAAAAGTCACATTCCAAGAAGATTTAGGTTCAGTTCGTGTCAAAGTTGAAAGAGTAGTTAAAAATGCCGAAAAAATTACTACTCAATTACAATTAAATCCAGTCCAAACCCATAATATACAAAGAGCCGCATTACTTTGTAAAGCCGATTTAGTCACGCAAATGGTTTATGAGTTTCCTGAATTACAGGGAATTATGGGCGAAAAATACGCTTTAGCAAATGGTGAAAATCCAGAAGTTGCAAAAGCGATTTTTGAGCATTATTTACCCAGAAATGCTGATGATATTTTCCCCCAAACTCTCACAGGGCAAATTGTCGGTTTAGCTGATAGATTAGATACATTAGTTAGTATCTTTGGTTTGGGTTTAATTCCCACAGGTTCATCAGATCCTTTTGCATTGCGTCGCGCGGCAAATGCGATTGTTAATATTACCTGGTTGGCGAATTTGCAAATTAATTTATCAACCCTTTTAGAACAAATCGCCACAGATTTTGCTACAACTTTTAATAAAGATGCCAAATCCTTAATTAAAACCTTGCAAGAATTTTTCCTGCAACGGATTCGCACCTTATTACAAGACGAAAAACAGATAGATTACGATTTAGTAAATGCAGTTTTGGGAGAAAATGATCCTGAATACACAGAACGGGCATTAACGGATTTATTAGATGTCCGCGATCGCGCTCTCTATTTACAAAAAATCCGCAAAGATGGTACATTAGATAAAATCTACGAAACTGTCAACCGTTCCACCCGGTTAGCAGCACAGGGAAATTTAGATTTTCAAACCCTAGAACCACAATCTTTAATTAATCCCGAACTGTTCCAGAAAAAATCCGAATCTGCATTTTATAACGCTTTGCTGGAACTAGTTCCCCAAACCCAAGCAGCACAACAAAACCGGGATTATCAACTGTTAGTAACCGCACTAGCAAAAATCGCTCCTACCGTGGGTACATTTTTTGATGGTGAAGACAGCGTTTTAGTTATGGACGCAAATTCCGATATTAAGCAAAATCGCTTAAATTTACTGGGATTACTGCGAAATCACGCCCGTGTATTGGCGGACTTTGGCGCGATAGTCAAAAATTTGTAGGTTGAAAAAATATCTTCTCAGTTGTTACTCATTGACAAAACAAATCATATAAATGTTATTGTTGTTTTGTCTTTTAATGTTTTGAAAATCAGAGGCGATATGGAATTAAAAAACCTAGCTGAAATGTTCGCAATTTTGACCATTTTAGAACCAGATACAAAAATCTGTCAACTAACCGCAAGACTTGCAGTTGCAGGTTCAGCAACCGAAGGGGAAACTGATACTGCTGTTATCAAAGAGATAAAGAATTGTTTATCCGACTTGCAAAAAGAGTTGAATGACGTTAACAGCAAGAAATTACAAGCAAAAGAAAAACTCTTAACCAAAATTTTGACTCCTGACGCGTAATAGTTGATCTTTGTAACTTTGAAAGTGGTCGCTTGCTGATTCTATCAAGCACGATCACTTTCCTGTTAACTCTTACTTTTATAGCGGTATGCAATTGAGTAAAATACAGTCGGTAAATCACAAACCCGGTAGAGGCGCAGGGTCTGCGCCCTATACTTTATTGCATCCGACCCATAATCGCTAAAGTCTTTGAAACCTAATAATACTCAGATGTTTATAACAAATATTTCTCTTACTTGGGTAAAATTACTCAAACAAAAAAAACTTGTTAAATTGTTGCCAATTAACGCTACTATAGTGAAGCTTAACCAGGGATGCTACATAGTCTATGCCAGAAGCGTTAATTATTGGATTCGGAAAATCCGGTGTTGCTGCGGCAAGATTGTTGAAACAGGAAGGCTGGGAGGTTGAACTTTGCGATAGTAGCACCTCCCCAACCCTCCTCGAACAACAACAAAAACTCGCCAGTGAACACATTACCGTCAAATTAGGAAACACACCAGAATTCACCGATTCTGATATATCCAAGTTAATAATTGTCAGTCCCGGAGTTCCTTGGGATATTCCTATTCTAGCCAAAGCGCGAGAATTGGGCATAGAAACTATTGGCGAAATGGAACTAGCTTGGCGACATTTACAAGATATCCCCTGGGTAGGAATCACCGGTACAAATGGTAAAACTACCACCACCGCCTTAACAGCGGCTATTTTCCAAACAGCAGGATTGAACGCTCCCGCCTGTGGTAATATCGGTTACGCTGCTTGTGAAGTTGCTTTATCTACGAAAAAACCAGATTGGATAATTGGCGAACTTAGTAGTTATCAAATTGAATCTTCTGTAACTTTAGCGCCTCGTATTGGGATTTGGACAACCTTCACCCCAGATCATTTAGCCCGTCACAAAACATTAGAAAATTACTATAATATCAAAGCCAAATTATTACATAATTCCCAAATCCAAATATTTAACGGTGATGATGTTTATTTGAGCAAATTAGGATTAAATCATTGGCCAAATGCCTATTGGACAAGTGTTAAAGGTCAAGAATTCTTAATTGGTGAAAAAGGCTTTTATATAGAAAATGGCTGGGTAATGGAAAAAATTACCACCACACCCCAACCCATTGTGGAGGTATCTGCATTGCGAATGGTAGGGGAACATAACCAGCAAAATCTCCTCATGTCTGTGGCCGCCGCTAGATTAGCAGGTATAGATATTGCCGCTATTTCTCAAGCTGTCCGTGAATTTCCTGGTGTTCCCCATCGTTTAGAACATATCTGCAATTGGCAAGGCATTGATTTTATTAACGATAGCAAAGCCACTAATTACGACGCAGCCGAAGTCGGTTTAGCATCTGTGCAAAGTCCCGCCATTTTAATCGCTGGTGGTGAAGCTAAAGCGGGAGATGATAGCGCCTGGTTAGCCCAAATTCAAGCGAAAGCCGCCGCCGTCTTACTCATTGGGAATGCAGCACCAGCATTTGCTAAACGGCTGGAAGAGGTGGGATATAGTAATTATCAAATAGTCGAAACGATGGCAAAGGCTTTACCCATATCTGCGGAATTAGCCAAAAAATATCAAGCTTCAGTAGTATTATTATCTCCAGCTTGCGCTAGTTTTGACCAATATCCTAACTTTGAAATGCGGGGTGAAGACTTTCGGCAATTGTGTCAAAAGTATCTAGTATCGTAGGTTGGGTTGACACAAGGAAACCCAGCATTTGGCTTTGGTGAATGAAAATATGGATTTATTTCACGCAGAGACGCAGAGACGCAGAGACGCAGAGAGGATGAGTAGCGTTGTAGGTTAGGTTGATGCAAGGAAGTCTAATATTAATCAAATTTATATGTTTTTAGGACTTACGCACTATACAAATTAATCATTTTATGTATTGAAGGAAATACGTTGTTTCAGGCTTTCATTGATGA is a window encoding:
- a CDS encoding RNA-guided endonuclease InsQ/TnpB family protein, with amino-acid sequence MIIYEFKVKGKDKQYRAIDEAIRASQFIQNKCLRYWMDNKGATKYDLNKYCAILASEFPFADELNSMARQSAAERSWSAIARFYDNCKKKVKGKKGFPKFKKNCRSVEYKVTGWKLSETRKAITFSDKKGIGTLKLKGTYDLNFYDIKQIKRVRLVRRADGYYAQFAIDVKIRIESQPTNQIVGLDVGLKYFIADSKGNVEPAPQFYRKSEKQLSRANRQKSKKFSRDKKKAKQPQSKNYLKAKNRYARKHLRVSRQRKEYCKRLAYSVIQSNDLVAYEDLNIKGMARNRHLAKSISDAGWATFRQWLEYFGLKYGKVTVAVPPHNTSQNCANCGQKVKKSLSTRTHNCHHCGFVEDRDINASINILRLGLTTVGHTGSYATGDLPSWAIGANLSSNGESVNVESPRL
- a CDS encoding N-acetylmuramoyl-L-alanine amidase, whose product is MKKLLGLVLFNFLVTSSVALAQEPLLVVFPPTNYQTSTEKIFFIGTAPPDGQVLINGKLVNRSKAGHFSPSFPLQLGENIFKVRYQNQEREIKIIRVSTQPELPQGLGFAKDSLTPAADIARLPGELICFSAVAPPQATVSVNLVNQNIALLPQPSLAQLPPNSSVLTGLNQPNLSILTKYQGCTTVANAADLGKPQFNLQLNDQRITQTGLGKIEILAPTQLAVAEIASESGVTRTGPSTDYSRLTPLPKGTMASVTGKEGEWLRLDYGAWINSNETTIISGAVAPQTVIRSVGYRQLAEATEMRFPLESAVPVSVEQGNNSFILTLYNTTAQTDTIRLDDDPLISRLDWQQVSPTQIKYTFNLKNLQQWGYKLRYDNTTLVLTLRHPPQLKNSKRLPLSGIKIVLDPGHGGKESGASGPTGYLEKDVNLIISQLLRDELVKRGAKVVMTREDDRDVSLVERQEIINKEEPAIALSIHHNSLPDNGDAEKTKGFGTFWYHPQSHSLAVFLQNYVVKKLGKPSYGVFWNNLALTRPSAAPAVLLELGFMSSPYEFEEIVNPQAQKKMANILADGITKWFKIK
- a CDS encoding CTP synthase; translated protein: MTKFIFVTGGVVSSIGKGIVAASLGRLLKSRDYSVSILKLDPYINVDPGTMSPFQHGEVFVTQDGAETDLDLGHYERFTDTSMSRLNSVTTGLIYQSVINKERRGDYNGGTVQVIPHITNEIKERILRVAKETNPAAVITEIGGTVGDIESLPFLEAIRQLRKEVGKRNVLYMHVTLLPWIAAAGEMKTKPTQHSVKELRSIGIQPDILVCRSDRPIPVGLKQKLSEFCDVPVECVITSPDARSIYEVPVILEREGLAEQVLNLLQMEQRQPNMTQWENMVDRMYNPKYTVEIAIVGKYVRLGDAYLSVVESLRHAAIATHGDLRLRWVNSEVLENEPPENYLAGVDGIIVPGGFGSRGIDGKIAAIKYARDRQIPFLGLCLGMQCSVIEWARNVEGLSNANSAEFDPYTDNPVINLLPEQQDVVDLGGTMRLGLYPCRVLPNSLAFQLYQEEVIYERHRHRYEFNNVYRSQLLDSGYLVSGTSPDGRLVEIIEYPKHPFFIACQFHPEFQSRPNAPHPLFKGFMTAAISQFHSTTTTPKPVQVS
- a CDS encoding ABC transporter permease, yielding MTIIKKQLPNFWKFTKNPSLSQRLMLIGMGMTLFFIFLAFFAPVFQSWGWLQNPREFLSNPIHEPPSAKHWFGTSRLGYDVFSRSVFGVQAALQVVTLATSLSMIIGVPLGMVSGYLGGKLDKALLFLMDSIYTLPGLLLSVTLAFVVGRGILNAAIAISIAYVPQYYRVVRNHTVSVKTEVYIEAAQAMGASTWVVLSRYLFFNVIQSVPVLFTLNAADAILVLGGLGFLGLGLPEDVPEWGYDLKQALEALPTGIWWTTLFPGLAMTTLVVGLSLLGEGLNEFVNPRLRRENRQ
- the glyS gene encoding glycine--tRNA ligase subunit beta, whose product is MPAFLLEVGTEELPAGFLSDAIVQWRSRIPESLKTHNLLNTVVEVYGTPRRLAVLITGLPSQQADREEEIKGPPAQAAFKDGQPTKAAIGFASKQGVDISALEIRPTEKGDFVFVNKQIPGRPIADILTELVPQWVWNLEGKRLMRWGHGDGRFSRPIRTLVTLLDGEILPLELENGAKVVKSNRLSRTHRVLHPESVSISHATEYVKTLASGYVNVPPENRAEIITNQVKAAAEKLGGYTPIYPDLLAEVINLVEYPTAVIGQFEEEFLNLPKEVITEVMVSHQRYFPVFKNADCQELLPNFITISNGDPAKSDIIAVGNARVIRARLADGRFFYEADLSKPLESYLPQLEKVTFQEDLGSVRVKVERVVKNAEKITTQLQLNPVQTHNIQRAALLCKADLVTQMVYEFPELQGIMGEKYALANGENPEVAKAIFEHYLPRNADDIFPQTLTGQIVGLADRLDTLVSIFGLGLIPTGSSDPFALRRAANAIVNITWLANLQINLSTLLEQIATDFATTFNKDAKSLIKTLQEFFLQRIRTLLQDEKQIDYDLVNAVLGENDPEYTERALTDLLDVRDRALYLQKIRKDGTLDKIYETVNRSTRLAAQGNLDFQTLEPQSLINPELFQKKSESAFYNALLELVPQTQAAQQNRDYQLLVTALAKIAPTVGTFFDGEDSVLVMDANSDIKQNRLNLLGLLRNHARVLADFGAIVKNL
- a CDS encoding ROK family protein; this encodes MQQVIGIDLGGTAIKLGRFTADGNCLQSLSVDTPQPATPEAVLFTIVDAISQIDPNNESVAIGLGTPGPADAAGRIAKVAINLVGWHDVPLADWLEAKTGKPTILANDANCAGLGEAWLGAGRNFPNLILLTLGTGVGGAIILDGKLFVGHQGAAAELGLITLNPDGPMCNSGNQGSLEQHTSISAIRRRTGKEPAELGALAQAGDIEALTFWQEYGKDLGIGLTSLLYVLTPQAIIIGGGVSGSFEFFLPALTAEIEKRVLPTSRAGLQILPAELGNTAGMVGAAKLALEIGNW